tatatttaattatataattttataccGTGCATCGCAGGGGACAATatctagttatatatatatagcgatTGTTATAGAggttagtcctcgactattatgGCATTGACATATTTagtcctatttttttttcatattacatCAGtgactttcatttgattaccaTCATTAATCTTccgttaaaaatttcattattttacgGTTTTACCGttaattgacaaataacaaagaaaaaatccTTACatatatcgtaactcatatttcaaacacattagaaatattgtaaatatcaaataatgtaatattgTAACTTATAGAAACATGAGTTACGATATGCgcaaggatttttttttttatttgttatttgtaaATTTAAGGATATCACTGTGTTTCAATATAGTAGCTCATATTTCGAACATATTCTATGAGTTATGATTTACATCCTTTGATATTTACCATATTTCTAATGTGTtcgaaatatgagttacgatatgtgtaaggatttttttttctttgttatttgtcaattctaacggtaaaataataaaatttttaacggAAGATTAATGCTGGAAATCAAAtaaaagtcatggatgtaatataacaaaattaaaagaataggactaaatgtggcaatgtcaTAATATtcgagaactaaaagtggaagttgtTCAAAGTCATGGATATAATATGACAAATTTAAacgaatatgactaaatgtgacagTGTCACAacagtcaaggactaaaagtagaagttgttcaaagtcagggatgtaaaaattaaaattaaaatttaataatattaaaaaatgataatatcaaataagatgaaataagattaaaaaaattttaacaatgGAGTGAAACTGCAAAAAATGAAACTTCATTAAGACTAAGAGAAGCACACGACATGTATAAATCTCGTTTCATGAGAATAGTACACATATaccaattttttatttctccATATTCATTTGCAACTATAGGCATGAAAAGCTTGAGGTTTTATGAGTGTTCAATATTCATGTTAGAAACAATTGAAGTTAATTCGCACTATTCGTAttcattatcattttaaaagttaaccATCAAATGTCATTTGTAGCTATTAATATGATTATTGTACAATTCATTCGCAACTTATATAAATCACATTAATGACAAATCAAATTCCATATTTCTTCGTATTCATTTGCACATATACTCTTATAGTCATGAAAACGAATGAAAGTTAATTCACACAATGTGCTTTAAATCTTCTaaattagttttcaaaaaaaaaaaatcttctaaaTTATTTCATGATTTTTAAATCTTCTAAAACTTTGTtgttttcataaaatatttgcTACTCATAAGATCTTCTTGAAATTTAGCTAAATATGAGCCaacaatttacaaaataaattttcatagcTCCTCTTTGTAAGTTAAACGCTTCTatctcccatcatccatgtggaagtATTAAACGGGACACCaagtgctactagaccacaaagtctttggcttttattataattataaatattaatatatggaTAGGCCCCTCCAAGTATGGGTCGTGCCCCTTGCTCAAGACCAATCCTGACTAAAAGTTGaatttgctaaaaaaaaatatatatatataattttaacaaataaaaagtgaaattcATTATGGCAACATATATACAGAATGATAGAAATTTATACATGGGGTATTTTAATATAGAAAATCATGAGtgctttaaaataattaatatgaatacacattAATAGATTATTTCTTTCCTTTGatatacatttaaaattaaataagatagTATATTTTCTATATTGATACTTTTGCAATCTTTTTTAGTCGAAATAATCAATGCTCTTACCACCGTGTTCAATCACCACTCATTTAGAATAGTTATAGAGGTGTCATCACATACATAGATGTAttcatattaaataaattaccaACATGGCTCAAATtgtaaatctaaaatttttaggCACAAAAAGATTATGAGAGGAGAAAGTTTATAACTACCACTCAAAACTCAAATGTATGCGGTAAGTTAAGTCCatgttgtaatatatatatatactctgtatTACCATCTTCGCCTTCGTCTGTACGTCCGCAACACTCTTTGCTACCCAACTTTAATGCtctataaattactaaatactTCCGTGCCTTTAAATGtatcgcaaaaaaaaaaaaaaaatcaatgaaaaatacTTATGTAACTTTATACCCGATATTGTCACATAAAAAGTGTTCAATTAGGCCAAGGATCAAAGTCCTAAAAATGgtggagtataatttttttcttatttggaAGTATAGGGTTGGTaagtaaatattttatgaagatttggaaaaataaaaaaataaaaaatttacctttttaaagtttcattaCACCAACTTTTTTGTCTTCATAATTGTAaggtataattatataatagagtcaataatcctaaaaaaaaaaaaaattatattattcataccTATAACactctttaattaatgaaaaaaaaaactctctttaaatttttttttttaaacatcatAATTATTACTGAAATATACCTTAGATAAAGACTATTGTCACCtaaaaaacaaagaatgaaaaGAAGTAAAGATCAATTGAAACTCACCCACATGAGCAACTTGTTGTTTACCTATATCAGATCACTTCACAAGTCTTTCTCAAATCTCTGAacctcccctcccctcccctcccccaCCCCCGACCTCCCCTGGGTAGGCGTAGGTTTCTATAAGTTGGATGATCTTTGGGTAGAAGAATCACACAAGCTTTAATTTGGTCTGCCATGGGGGGCTCTAATCGAAACAATAACCAATTCTACTACACCCCAACATCTAAACCCAATTCCACAAACCCAAACTTTTCTTCATTAAAAGGAACCAAACTTGCTTACTTGACCCTCGTCGCTCTCCTCTGCGTCCTCTCCTATCTTGTTGGTTCTTGGAATAGCGGCGGCGGTACAGCCGCCGCTTCCTCTATGTCCGCCGTCATCGCCGCCGCCGTCCCATGCATATTTCAGAAAAACGCCACGGCCGAATCCCGGCCGTTGGACTTCGCCACCCACCACGCCACCGACGCGGGCGGCGGCGTGGGCTCGCCGGAGGACGACGCCGTGAAAGTGTACCCGCCCTGCGACGTCAAGTACAGCGAGTACACCCCGTGTGAGGATCCGCAACGGTCGTTGAGTTTTAGCCGAGACCGTTTGATTTACCGGGAAAGGCATTGCCCGGAGAAGAAGGAAGTGTTGAAGTGCCGGATTCCGGCTCCGTTCGGGTACAAGAATCCGTTCGTGTGGCCGGCGAGCCGGGATCTGGCGTGGTACGCCAACGTGCCGCACAAGGAGTTGACGGTCGAGAAGGCGGTCCAGAATTGGATCCGGTTCGAGGGCAACCGGTTCAAGTTCCCCGGCGGCGGGACTATGTTCCCCAACGGCGCCGATGCCTACATTGATGATATCGGAGAGCTCATTAACCTGAAAGATGGATCCATTAGGACCGCCATTGATACCGGCTGCGGGGTAATGattattcttttcttcttttttaagtaTTTTCTTCTTGCAACATATtatttgttctatactttcttaaattactttttcAGCCTCCCCCAGAATAACATAGAGATATCTATCATATCGTTGGGCTTACTCTTCCTCAATACTTAGTTCCCAAATTTTATCATGAATTGTGTCGAAATATTTAGCtacattattaaataaatttgaaatgggcaataatttttcaaatcaatatatataatgaaaaacaaaacattttgattttaatgcATATATACGCATTGATATGATGCATGGTAGTTTTTGCCTAGCACTCATTTTTAGGAAACGTTTGCTTAGTTAGCTTGGCCCCActgtttttgtaattttatcaGTGTATGAGaagattaaaaatgaaaaagagacGAAATTAAGGGTTTTAAagtacattttgatttttgaaggtTGCTAGCTGGGGAGCATATCTAATGTCAAGAAACATTGTTGCGATGTCGTTTGCGCCAAGGGATACTCATGAAGCACAAGTCCAGTTTGCTCTTGAGAGAGGAGTCCCCGCACTAATCGGAGTAATTGCCTCTAAAAGGCTTCCATACCCCTCAAGAGCCTTTGACATGGCTCACTGCTCAAGGTGCCTCATTCCTTGGGGTCAATATGGTGCGTGTCTAAATTTCAAATctcttcaaaatataaaattacaaatcacaaaatattttagttaatttggttaataagttgGTCAGATTGTTTCTGCCAAAGGTAATTAAGATTAAGATAGCGACTGTAAAAATAACAGGTCACATAGTATTCGGTGGTGTGTCACGTGGCCCTTGAAAATTAGAAGGACCTAGCAAAACTTTGGGCGCAAGCCCGAGTGGAGCTAGGGTATGTGCAAATCTTATAGGGTGGTTGAGAACTTTGAAAGATGAAGAGCAATTTATTgcccttttttattttagttggtCGGTTGATCTTTGTAGCCTTTTGTTAGTTAGATTCACAATGACAGATTTATCAATAGACACCTTTAAAATAGGGATGGCCCTcacaaaaaaatacaaatcaCATTGCTGATAATTtaatgattatttatttgtgcaGATGGATCGTATTTGATTGAAGTTGATCGAGTCCTACGGCCAGGCGGATTTTGGATCCTGTCGGGGCCGCCGATCAGGTGGCGGAAATACTGGCAAGGGTGGGACAGAACCAAAGAAGACCTGAACGCCGAGCAGACTCAGATTGAGGAAGTTGCGAAGAGACTTTGCTGGAAAAAATTCGTTGAAAAGGACAATATTGCTATTTGGCAAAAGCCCTTCAACCACCTTGAGTGCAAGGAGCACCGGACAACATCGAAGAATCCACCCATGTGCCCCGCCGGTGATCCAGATAAAGCCTGGTGAGAATTGAATTAAATGCAACCCCATATATACATAATCTTTGTTATAGCTTAACAAAAGTTATATGGTTTACTTTAATTTGCTCCAAAACAATGTTTTTTTCAGTAaatgtttttagtttttgaacagtaagttttgagtttttgaacaattaaactttgagtttatgaacatatagtgTTTAGTTTCTAGACATTAAGCCTTTTCGTTTATGAACCTATTAGGTCTAGTTTCTGAACATTAAGCTTTGATCGAGTttctaaacatatataaaacatgTTATAAAATTGTAACGGATTGAATGTTgtccatccttaaccaaaggtcaagggttcGATCTTTAGCTTTGGATATGAAGCAACTTTAAATCTTTAGGCCAGTTGTCCTAtccaatagaggtgcctacagTTCAGCCATGAGATTAGgcaattttaaatctttaggCCAGCTGTCCCACCTAATAGAGGTGTCTACAATTCAGTCATAAGATTAATCATTATGTTCGATATAGTAGAAACCCTGGGTTACACTAATGTTGTAGTTTTTCATTTATGAACATTACATTTTgagtttatgaacatatagtatCTAGTTTTAAACATTAGtctttgaatttttgaatatatagtgTCTAGTTTCTTAACATTAAtcttagttaatgaatatatagtatCTATGTTTTTGAATGGAAAAAAATACGTAAACTTTGGCAAAACAACTTTGTTTCGGACTAGGTCCACTTTGCACGGTGGACACGtctccatgatataatttgcgatggTTTAATTTATGGTAGTCTTAAATGATTTAAGGTACACGGATTTGCAAACATGTTTAACTCCGTTGCCTGAAGTTTCCGGCGGGGAGGAGGTGGCTGGAGGGAAGCTAGAGAAGTGGCCGGAGAGGCTACATGCAATCCCGCCTAGGATTGCTACCGGAACAATTGAGGGAGTTAATTCTGAGATTTTCAAGCAGGATTCGCAACTATGGAATAAAAGGGTTTCATATTACAAGAATGTGAATGGGCAACTGGGGAGTGCTGGGAGGTATAGAAATTTGTTGGACATGAATGCTTTCTTGGGAGGATTTGCTGCCAGCTTGATTGATCAACCACTTTGGGTAATGAATGTTGTCCCTGTCGAGGCTAAGGTTAATACACTTGGTGTTATTTATGAACGTGGGTTGATTGGAACATACCAGAGCTGGTAATGtggtttattttattctttggatagttttattgttgaattaatTGTGTTTAAGTGTTACTAAAGTAGTATACTTAACATGTGGTTGAATCTATGTACGTGTAGGTGTGAAGCAATGTCAACTTACCCTAGAACATATGATCTCATTCATGCTGACTCAATATTCACTCTCTACAAGGATAGGTATGTTgttaattactttttaataaCTCTTTTTTTCACCTTAAGGTTTCAATAGAGGCTTTCGGGTTGAttgcttttttttctttctttcttttttgagttACGAGAAAAAGTTCGCAGTTACTATCTGATGGTATATACGGGATAAACTCCAACTAGCTTAGGTTAACCATAATTGATCAACTCAAACCAAAAAAGTTAATACTCCAACTAGCTTAGGCTAACCATAGTTGatcaactcaaaccaagaaagccaataggTGATTCTTGCTGAGAATGAAACTTGTAACATTATGGTTATCAAATCAACTTTCTGAACAGTTTTAGTTGTCCCAAACTTTTTGAATGAATTTTTGGCTAATATGGAAGTAAGGGAACATCATATGGCAAGGAGAGAGCACTCAAGTTCTTCTAAAagaattaagttttttttttttgaaaaaaaaaaaagaaaagaaaagaggatCACTCtactttttaatgttattaatttttatttcttttatttaaaacttGGGTCCACAAAAATCCCCCAACAATATATTTTGCATCTCGAATTGTATTCCCGCGAAAGGCATGTGAAAGTTTCAAAATGAATCCTCCGAATCTTTGAATGTCAACttctaattattatttcttaacTCTGAATAATAACTTGTAgttattaatttcttaattcaaaAGTAAGTTATGTATTTGAAGGTGATATTCTTATTTGggatttacataattaaataggTAAGTAAAACTTTTGAATTGATTTAAACTAGAGTTTTGAGCAATAATAAGTTGGGTTATTGGCTTTGCAGGTGTGAAATGGAGGATATAATGCTAGAAATGGATAGGATATTAAGGCCAGAGGGTAGTGTGATAATCAGAGAAGATGTGGACTTATTAAACAAAGTGAAGAGGATTGCAGATGGGTTGAAGTGGGAGAGTCGAATAGTTGACCATGAAGATGGCCCACTTGTGAGGGAGAAGCTTCTTTTTGCAGTGAAATCCTACTGGACAGCCCCAGCTGCCTCTACTCAATGAGgatcttataattatataattgttttttagtCTTCACATttgtaatttgaattttctTAGTTTGATTCTTTGCAAGTTGTCTGAAATTAAGGCCCTTCAAGTATTCAAGTAGATGATATAGCTACATTTATCTTTGTATCAGAAGTgtaattatatttgtaatatcATAAACTTTTATATATCACATGTCTGTATTGATGAAAATAATAGCTTAATTTTTATtcctttctttttattattttaataaaattttagaaaatcaaatttattaacGAAAAAAATCAAACCTAGCCCGACAAAAATCTCTTATGGGGTtgtctaatattttaatttaaactcttttttttaaattattatataagtacaaatataaaataaaaatacaatatttttttgtcaACATATAGTGCATACAAatttaacaaagaaaaaatataattcaaaatttaatgtaaaagtgattttttttggcatatttatatacaaaattaatcaCCAAAATTTCGATGTCAACtacttctaattttttttttcaattgcaattaaaactaatttatgaattctaaaaacataattatcaagtataaaaataatgtattccgtattataaataaaatatttttgttttaaatcggATGTCAAAAATTGAAGGTCCTATGTAGTCGCCCTGGCCGCAAATGGCTAGGACCGACCCTACATTCAAGCTAAGCTCTACTTATCTAGTTATCTATATGGAACTTGTTTTACCATTTGGTTGAATGCATAAGTTTTGGTTTATTATTAACCCTAAGGTAAAGCTTTATAATACCTTGAGTGGGTGGTTTCTAAGAGGATTTGAAAAGATTTTACATTCAATGTTTTGGAGGTTTGCACATGATGTAGTGGTTGGGGCTCGGTTGGGTGTCTAGCTAGTAGCCATGACCCAACCATGCAATAGCAATACTGGGTTAGACTTTCTTGAGGGCAACGATTGGGTTTTGATGGGGTCTCTCTCCACCATGACCCCTCCATGGCAGCATGAATATTCAAATTGTTAGGCACTCTTAACCACCTCATTATCTCTTTCTTTCATGACCTGGTCATACCttctcttcttggtgttggaagagGACGGCTCAGGGTTATCTTCCTTTTGCCACACATTTTTGGGTTGGCTTTGTTGTTGATACTGCTGCTGCCCTGGATACTTAACAAATTGAGTAAAATATTCATTCTGAAATAGCTCATCTATTTGTCCTTTCAAAACGTGACACTCGTCAGTGTCATGGCCAACTTGTTGGTGGAACCGACAGTATTTGGTTTGGTCCACGTCTGGAGAAACTGTCATGCATTCTGACGGAAATTGCACGATTCCTATTTCCTTAGCttgacttagaatcacgctaaccAGATGAGTAAGCAATGTCGAGTGCCGTAGTGGGACGAGACGAGGCCGCTCGTGATCTCTCCCCTTCGTTGTGGATGACTGGTTTGGACGTGGTGCCTGGTTGGTCGGACCAACTTGATCAAGTTGCCCACCCCTCCTGCCTTCTTCCTCATCCTTAGTCTTTCTATCAGCTTCTTCTGCTTCAGCATAACGGTTGGTTATCCTCATTAGTTCCTCATAGGAGCGTGGATGGTGGGCGTTCAACTGCCTGTGAAAATCCCCCGACCTTAATGCTTGGATAAATATGAGGATCGCTGCCTTAGAGTTAAAATCGTACACATTGTTGACCTCCTTCTTCCATTTgttaagaaaattttttaagCTCTCCCCCTTATCCTGCCTTATTGCGTAGAGGTGAGAGAAAGATTTCTTACGTTGTATATTGTCAGAAAAGTAACTCAAAAAGCTTTTTGATAGTTCTCATAAATTTTGGATTGAGCCATCTGGGATTGTATTGAACTAGTCTTGGGCCTCCCCATCCAGAGTGGACAAAAATGCTCTACAAATAATGGCATCTTCTGCCCCCATCATATCATCACCATTTCCGCCTTATACCTCGTCATGTGCGCACGCGGGTTTGAGGTCCCTGCGCAGGCTTTGATAGTCAGATGCTTGAACTCCTTTGGAAGGGGTGTGTCCATTATCTTGCGACGAATGGTGTAGCCATCCTCACCTCAGGCTCAGGCGACTATTCCATTGCCTCCATTTTCTTCTCTAGTTcctctattttcttttgtagCCGCTCTACCACTTCCTCCTGCACATTCGGGGTTTGCTTGAGCGTTGTGGACTGACGCGGAACCGGCCCTCTAGACTCACCCATCCCTTCTATCCGTTGTGACTGCTCATCTTGGTGTGGACTCTTGGTGGATGACCCCCTAGCCTTTGGCTGTGTCCACAACCTCTGCTGGATAGCAACCCTCTCGCCCCACCGTCCCATGGCGGGCATAGAAACGGTTGGCCGATGAGTTAAACCATGACATAGACGCTGGGTCCTCTTTTTCTCTATTTCATCTTTCTGCGCGGATGCTTGGGGTACTTGACCTTGAATATCCGCCACTATTTGGGATAAAGTTGCCGCTACCTACTAAATGGCCCGGGCTATCGCCTAGGGGTCTATAGACGGTACCCCTGCCTTGGCGCTTGCGGCTAGGGGTGGGCAAAACACGGACAATAggcggttaaccgaccgaaccgctgaaattcggttaaccgtaaccgaaccgaacttttCGGTTCGGTGAACGGTTAATGGAATTTGGAattttcggttaacggttaattcggttcgaaacagccggttaaccgaattaaccgaacggttaaccgaaaattaatatatatatatatatatatatatatatatatatatatatatataNatatatatatatatatatatatatatatatatatatatatatatatatcttaacaatgtttttttagtgttaaatacttaaatatattttttctttctaataataaaaatttatttttttaagtagtAATCCAGTGATCCAATGTTTTGTATCtgttaattacttaattagctTATGTTGCATTGATGATTTGAGTATGTATTGATAATTTATGTAGCTTATGTTGCATTGAGAAATTTTATTAATGTTGCTTGTAGATGTCAATGGAAGAAATTTCTCCGTTGTATACGGCTCTTTCGTCAGATGAAGTTGCTATTTCAACAAGTGAGAGTGCAGGTGCAAgtcaaatttcaaaaaagaGAAAAGCAACAAAATCTAGGTCAGAAGTTTGGTCTCATTTTAAACAAGTTACTTCATCTTCTGGTGTTACTTCATGTAAATGTGTGCACTGTGGGAAAGAATATGCTTGTGATACAAAGAGAAATGGAACTACATCATTAAAATATCACATGAATGCATGTAAACAAAATCCTAATAATGTTGACAAGTCACAATCTCAAATTGTTGTGCAAAAAAAGGGTAATGAAGGGGAAGGGGCTATTTCAAGTTGGAAATTCGATCAAGAAGCTATTAGAAAGGCTCTAGCAAATATGATTGTGAAGTGTGAACTACCCTTTAGATTTGTGGAGAGTGAAGGTTTGAAGGAATTTGTTCAAGTGGCTTGTCCTATGTTTCACATTCCTTCAAGAAGAACAATCACAAGAGATGTTTATCAACTTTATTTAGATGAGAGGATCAAAGTGAGAAATTTGTTGAAGAGTTCATGTAATAGAGTGTGTTTAACTACGGATACATGGACATCTTTGCAAAGAATTAATTACATGTGTCTCACAGCTCACTTTATTGATGATAATTGGAATTTGCATAAGAAAGTcataaatttttgtcaaatttcaaGTCATAAAGGTGATGCTATTGgtaaattgattgaaaaatgCTTGCTTTCTTGGGGGGTTGATAAATTATTCACTATTACGGTTGATAATGCAAGTGCAAATGATGGTGCTATTGGATATTTGCAAAAAAAGTTTGGGAGTAAGCATGGAAATAttttgaatgga
This portion of the Ipomoea triloba cultivar NCNSP0323 chromosome 5, ASM357664v1 genome encodes:
- the LOC116018875 gene encoding probable methyltransferase PMT15, translated to MGGSNRNNNQFYYTPTSKPNSTNPNFSSLKGTKLAYLTLVALLCVLSYLVGSWNSGGGTAAASSMSAVIAAAVPCIFQKNATAESRPLDFATHHATDAGGGVGSPEDDAVKVYPPCDVKYSEYTPCEDPQRSLSFSRDRLIYRERHCPEKKEVLKCRIPAPFGYKNPFVWPASRDLAWYANVPHKELTVEKAVQNWIRFEGNRFKFPGGGTMFPNGADAYIDDIGELINLKDGSIRTAIDTGCGVASWGAYLMSRNIVAMSFAPRDTHEAQVQFALERGVPALIGVIASKRLPYPSRAFDMAHCSRCLIPWGQYDGSYLIEVDRVLRPGGFWILSGPPIRWRKYWQGWDRTKEDLNAEQTQIEEVAKRLCWKKFVEKDNIAIWQKPFNHLECKEHRTTSKNPPMCPAGDPDKAWYTDLQTCLTPLPEVSGGEEVAGGKLEKWPERLHAIPPRIATGTIEGVNSEIFKQDSQLWNKRVSYYKNVNGQLGSAGRYRNLLDMNAFLGGFAASLIDQPLWVMNVVPVEAKVNTLGVIYERGLIGTYQSWCEAMSTYPRTYDLIHADSIFTLYKDRCEMEDIMLEMDRILRPEGSVIIREDVDLLNKVKRIADGLKWESRIVDHEDGPLVREKLLFAVKSYWTAPAASTQ